One window of Desulfovibrio subterraneus genomic DNA carries:
- a CDS encoding methyl-accepting chemotaxis protein — MLDSCFSRMRKVGAGLGKVVSSRENDFLDLGQRLHDASAQADGLVENARELVDSTVGEILEEVLKQMEEKTGVLHTLTGRSSSTDVDDFTIIRHHLVDLLKLLDNYGRVVRTLQMLSISTRIESARLGTDGRGFNTLADDVEKLATKIVEYSTTIRVHVSALDALAATAAERMHDIQTTQAEYSTRITGQVQENLASLHIYGQRLSGVSSDLSESFSGIQDSMGSVVASMQFHDIVRQQVEHVEEVLSDTVDFMQGEADVRDHSEIYGWIRSINAVQCSQLEHARNNFMHAVDSLRNEVLALAGIVEGVSGIVEEAHGGNGAKSPLEAMSEAVAALADHFAQLARAGEEVGEVMVSVVNTVAEMTAFLENIEDVGAEIELIALNASIKAAHTGDMGKALGVLALSIQNLSKDAGGQTLSISDKLHAISRVADSLRDHAATYLDTSQARAMTGELDGFMEQLRFVDTKGGGLLESIRSDSVRLTATLMGLAQGITVDEHVGNALLAACRELESLVEQLPCGEGDAPLSLPRPLRDILDRYTMESERNVHRSALGDTGSGGIDLFDDSDSNVELF; from the coding sequence ATGCTTGATTCCTGTTTTTCCAGAATGCGCAAGGTGGGAGCCGGTCTCGGCAAGGTTGTCTCCTCCCGTGAAAATGATTTCCTCGACCTTGGCCAGCGGCTGCACGATGCTTCGGCTCAGGCGGACGGACTGGTTGAGAATGCCCGTGAGCTTGTCGACTCCACCGTAGGAGAAATTCTCGAGGAAGTTCTGAAGCAGATGGAGGAAAAGACCGGAGTCCTCCATACCCTGACCGGACGTTCTTCTTCGACAGATGTGGATGATTTTACAATCATTCGTCATCATCTGGTTGATCTGCTCAAACTTCTGGACAACTACGGGCGAGTGGTCCGCACCCTGCAAATGTTGTCCATCTCCACACGTATAGAGAGTGCCCGCCTCGGCACCGACGGCAGAGGATTTAACACGCTCGCCGACGATGTGGAAAAACTGGCTACCAAAATCGTGGAATATTCCACAACCATCAGAGTTCATGTGAGTGCCCTTGATGCACTGGCGGCAACTGCTGCCGAGCGCATGCACGACATACAGACAACGCAGGCCGAATATTCCACCCGAATCACCGGGCAGGTGCAGGAGAATCTCGCTTCACTCCACATTTATGGACAACGCCTTTCAGGCGTTTCCTCCGATCTTTCCGAATCTTTTTCCGGTATTCAGGACAGCATGGGCAGTGTTGTCGCTTCCATGCAGTTCCACGATATTGTCCGCCAGCAGGTGGAGCATGTGGAAGAAGTGCTGTCGGATACCGTTGACTTCATGCAGGGCGAAGCCGATGTGCGCGATCATTCGGAAATATACGGCTGGATTCGCTCCATCAACGCTGTTCAGTGTTCCCAGCTGGAGCATGCGCGCAATAACTTTATGCATGCGGTTGATTCCCTCAGAAATGAGGTGCTGGCCCTTGCCGGTATCGTTGAGGGAGTTTCCGGTATCGTGGAGGAGGCTCACGGGGGCAACGGGGCCAAGTCGCCTCTGGAGGCCATGAGCGAAGCTGTTGCAGCCCTTGCCGATCATTTTGCCCAGCTGGCCCGCGCAGGAGAGGAAGTCGGCGAGGTAATGGTCTCCGTTGTCAATACCGTCGCCGAGATGACTGCTTTTCTTGAGAATATCGAAGATGTCGGCGCCGAGATTGAACTTATCGCGCTCAACGCCAGCATCAAAGCTGCGCATACCGGTGATATGGGCAAGGCGCTTGGGGTGCTGGCGCTGTCCATACAGAACTTGTCCAAGGACGCGGGCGGCCAGACTCTGTCCATATCGGACAAGCTTCATGCTATTTCTCGCGTGGCTGATTCCCTGCGCGACCATGCCGCAACCTATCTTGATACTTCACAGGCCAGGGCCATGACGGGTGAACTGGATGGCTTCATGGAGCAGCTCAGGTTCGTGGACACGAAAGGGGGCGGGCTGCTGGAGAGTATCCGGAGTGATTCGGTGCGGCTTACCGCAACGCTCATGGGGCTTGCCCAGGGCATTACGGTTGACGAGCATGTGGGGAATGCGCTTCTTGCCGCATGCCGTGAGCTGGAAAGCCTTGTGGAACAGCTGCCTTGTGGAGAGGGGGATGCCCCGCTGTCATTGCCCCGGCCGCTCAGGGATATTCTGGATAGATATACCATGGAGAGCGAACGCAACGTGCACCGGTCCGCCCTTGGTGATACCGGCAGTGGCGGAATTGACCTCTTTGATGATTCTGATAGCAATGTTGAATTGTTTTGA
- a CDS encoding response regulator → MTKTIMTVDDSASVRQMVSLTLKKAGYNVVEARDGKDALAKMTGPVHMVITDLNMPNMDGISLIKGIRALPSYKFIPIVMLTTESQASKKQEGKAAGATGWIVKPFKPEQLVDVVKKVLR, encoded by the coding sequence GTGACTAAGACTATAATGACGGTGGACGATTCGGCCAGTGTCCGTCAGATGGTGTCTTTGACGTTGAAGAAGGCCGGATACAACGTTGTAGAGGCCCGTGACGGCAAGGATGCCCTGGCGAAAATGACAGGCCCTGTGCATATGGTGATTACCGACCTGAATATGCCGAACATGGACGGTATTTCACTCATAAAGGGAATACGGGCTTTGCCGTCTTACAAATTCATTCCCATTGTCATGCTGACAACGGAATCGCAGGCTTCGAAAAAGCAGGAAGGTAAGGCGGCCGGGGCTACAGGCTGGATAGTCAAGCCGTTCAAGCCCGAGCAGCTTGTGGATGTTGTGAAGAAGGTCTTGCGTTAG
- a CDS encoding chemotaxis protein CheA, producing MLDDVNAQAFREEAQELLSELETALLELEEEPGNSDIVDRVFRAMHTIKGSGAMFGFDDIAAFTHNVENMFDKVRNRELAVTRELLDLTLLSRDHIAHLLESSATGAEVDAETEAELTARLKAMLGGADDSSGQDVAAVESRTLVAEPGAQVVYRIRFKPARDIFLSGSNPLHLLDDLAQMGSMRCYPHFGEMPGLEDLDVESCYVWWDILLLTDKTEEAIRDIFLFVEDDCELTIQLVDGTGQLDSDIAYKRLGEILLERGDVTQESLAEILREQRPIGRVLRDAGLVTEDQVESALAEQKAVRELRKSRDTGGEKADAGGAASIRVAADKLDKLVDLVGELVIVQAQIAQYVHSSHDPLLNTLSEELERLSDELRDSTLSIRMLPIGTTFSKFRRLIRDLSSELGKEVELVTHGAETELDKTVIERLGDPLVHCLRNSLDHGIERPDVREAAGKPRTGTITLAAEHSGGEVLISIMDDGAGLNRERILASATAKGIISPEAELSDKEVCNLIFAPGFSTAAAITSVSGRGVGMDVVKRSIDALRGTIELDSIPGKGTTITIRLPLTLAIIDGLQIQVGNEFYVIPLNHVEECVEHISSSVNGERQRIINLRGEIVPYIVLREQFEVPGEQPPIEQIVVVSTSGSRYGIVVDHVIGEHQTVIKSLGKVYKDVEGISGATIKGDGSMALILDIPRLVQSAILGQRNLY from the coding sequence ATGCTTGATGACGTGAATGCGCAGGCGTTTCGCGAAGAAGCGCAGGAACTTCTGTCCGAATTGGAAACGGCTCTTCTTGAACTTGAAGAGGAACCCGGCAATTCCGATATCGTGGACAGGGTGTTTCGTGCCATGCATACGATCAAAGGGTCCGGCGCCATGTTCGGATTCGATGATATTGCCGCCTTTACGCATAATGTCGAAAACATGTTCGACAAGGTTCGCAACAGGGAACTGGCCGTAACGCGTGAGCTGCTCGACCTGACGCTTCTGTCGCGGGACCATATTGCCCATCTTCTGGAATCCAGTGCGACAGGTGCTGAGGTAGATGCGGAGACAGAGGCGGAGCTTACCGCCAGGCTCAAGGCCATGCTTGGCGGGGCCGATGATTCATCCGGGCAGGACGTTGCGGCTGTTGAGTCCCGAACCCTTGTGGCGGAACCCGGTGCGCAGGTTGTTTATCGTATCCGCTTCAAACCGGCCCGGGACATTTTCCTTTCCGGTTCCAATCCTCTGCACCTGCTAGATGATCTGGCGCAGATGGGGTCCATGCGTTGTTATCCCCATTTCGGAGAAATGCCGGGACTTGAGGATCTTGACGTAGAGTCCTGTTATGTCTGGTGGGACATCCTGTTGCTGACGGATAAGACTGAAGAGGCCATTCGCGATATCTTCCTGTTCGTGGAAGATGACTGTGAGCTGACTATTCAGCTGGTGGACGGCACCGGGCAGCTGGACAGTGACATTGCCTACAAGCGGCTCGGCGAGATTCTGCTTGAGCGCGGAGATGTGACGCAGGAGAGCCTTGCAGAGATATTGCGGGAGCAGCGCCCCATAGGCCGCGTTCTGCGCGATGCCGGACTGGTGACCGAAGATCAGGTGGAATCGGCTCTGGCAGAGCAGAAAGCCGTTCGTGAACTGCGGAAAAGCAGAGACACCGGCGGCGAAAAGGCGGATGCCGGCGGCGCGGCGAGTATACGGGTTGCGGCCGACAAGCTGGATAAGCTGGTTGACCTTGTAGGCGAACTGGTCATCGTGCAGGCGCAGATTGCCCAGTATGTCCATTCCTCCCACGATCCTTTATTGAATACTCTTTCCGAAGAACTGGAACGTCTATCGGATGAACTGCGTGATTCCACGCTTTCCATCCGCATGCTTCCCATCGGCACAACCTTCAGCAAGTTCCGTCGCTTGATACGCGACCTTTCTTCCGAACTCGGAAAGGAAGTTGAGCTTGTGACCCATGGTGCAGAAACGGAACTGGATAAAACCGTTATCGAACGCCTTGGTGACCCGCTTGTGCATTGTCTGCGCAACAGTCTGGACCACGGCATTGAAAGGCCTGATGTGCGTGAAGCTGCGGGCAAGCCGAGAACCGGCACCATCACGCTTGCAGCGGAGCATTCCGGCGGCGAGGTGCTTATCTCCATCATGGATGACGGTGCCGGTCTGAACCGTGAGCGCATTCTTGCATCAGCCACAGCCAAGGGCATCATCAGTCCTGAAGCGGAGCTTTCGGACAAGGAAGTCTGCAACCTCATCTTTGCGCCTGGTTTTTCCACTGCCGCAGCCATCACCAGTGTTTCCGGCAGAGGTGTGGGCATGGACGTGGTGAAGCGCTCTATCGATGCGCTGCGTGGCACCATCGAGCTGGACAGCATTCCCGGCAAGGGAACAACCATCACTATCCGCCTGCCGCTCACTCTTGCCATTATCGATGGTCTGCAGATTCAGGTGGGCAACGAGTTCTATGTCATTCCCCTCAACCATGTGGAAGAATGTGTGGAGCACATAAGCTCATCCGTGAACGGAGAAAGGCAGCGCATAATCAACCTGCGCGGTGAGATAGTGCCCTATATCGTGCTGCGTGAGCAGTTCGAGGTGCCAGGTGAACAGCCGCCTATTGAACAGATCGTGGTGGTGAGCACCTCGGGTTCCCGCTACGGCATTGTGGTGGACCATGTCATCGGCGAGCACCAGACAGTCATCAAGTCGCTCGGCAAGGTCTATAAGGATGTGGAGGGTATATCGGGCGCGACCATCAAGGGCGATGGTTCCATGGCGCTTATTCTCGATATCCCGCGTCTGGTACAGTCGGCCATTCTCGGACAACGAAATTTGTATTGA